One window from the genome of Carassius carassius chromosome 15, fCarCar2.1, whole genome shotgun sequence encodes:
- the LOC132157662 gene encoding fucolectin-1-like translates to MAMRVILALTFFTGLCVENLTANLALNAKVMQSSLENNQGDAEHAVDGNRNADYWQGSCSHTKAEFNPWWRADLGKVYSISKVSITNRRDCCKERITGAQIRIGNSLENNGNNNELVATVFSAFDGTKTFEFEPVNGRYVNIFIPGNNKIITLCEVEVFGEAGKPLYICVPRNLALGGQAVQSSTYDFSGVAQNAVDGNRQSMYALRSCSHTNGDREPWWRVDLQDVYRVTRVSITNRGDCCGERIVGIQIRIGNSLENNGNNNQLAATVGSIPLGNTKTFKFKPVKGRYVNIIVPGRNEFLTLCEVEVYSD, encoded by the exons ATGGCCATGCGTGTGATTCTAGCACTAACATTTTTTACTGGGCTGTGCGTTGAGAATTTGACAG CCAATCTTGCTCTCAATGCCAAAGTGATGCAGTCCTCCTTAGAAAACAATCAGGGAGATGCTGAACATGCTGTAGATGGAAACAGAAATGCAGATTACTGGCAGGGCTCATGCTCTCACACAAAAGCTGAGTTTAACCCATGGTGGAGAGCTGACCTTGGAAAGGTCTACAGTATAAGCAAGGTTTCCATCACTAATCGTAGAGACTGTTGCAAAGAGCGGATCACAGGAGCTCAGATTCGCATTGGTAACAGTCTGGAGAACAACGGAAACAACAATGAGCT GGTTGCAACTGTTTTCTCTGCTTTCGATGGCACAAAAACATTTGAGTTTGAGCCTGTTAACGGCCGATATGTCAACATTTTTATACCCgggaataataaaattattactcTGTGTGAAGTCGAGGTGTTTGGAG aagCAGGCAAACCACTGTACATTTGTGTTCCAA GAAATCTTGCTCTTGGAGGTCAAGCAGTTCAGTCCTCCACATACGATTTTTCTGGAGTTGCTCAAAATGCTGTCGATGGTAACCGGCAGTCAATGTACGCGCTCAGGTCATGCAGCCATACTAACGGGGACAGAGAGCCCTGGTGGAGAGTTGACTTGCAGGACGTCTACAGGGTAACCAGGGTTAGCATTACTAATCGTGGAGACTGTTGTGGAGAGAGGATCGTGGGTATTCAGATCCGTATCGGCAACAGCCTGGAGAATAACGGCAACAATAATCAGCT GGCTGCGACTGTTGGGTCCATCCCACTTGGAAACACAAAAACTTTTAAGTTTAAGCCTGTTAAGGGACGATACGTCAACATTATTGTGCCTGGACGCAATGAATTCCTCACTCTGTGTGAAGTTGAGGTTTATTCAG ATTAA